DNA from Malus sylvestris chromosome 11, drMalSylv7.2, whole genome shotgun sequence:
aattatttttgtaaacCACATACGGTTGATAATTATgcacttttttttaatagaaaaaattGTAGTAACGCTCTttcaattttaactcaattggaacaATAgttcatcaactaaaaatcaaggttctaaaaaacgttaggTGCTAGTCGGGCGGCAGGCTGGCGCCTAGGCGGGGTCTAGGCGGCCTAAGCGgattttaggtaaatttcttgtatatcttgtaaataagtgcatattgacacttacaaaaaattatacttgtatgaaatccatggataagataataaaataatgataaaatgcaaaaagagtatccaacaagtccaaaatttaaaaacacattaagcatatatgctatataaccatagtgaggagtattgtaggatgacacatgtacaacaagttcacaatttaaaaccacataaaatgcaaaatgggaggaaaataaggaaatatAGTAATGTAAGATACTTATCTTTAGCATCCCGGAATTTAAGTTGATACACCTATTctataaaattaacaaaatttcaAGGTATAAACATAGATTCATGTAGTACCAACTGTGaatgaaaatgtctggacctgAGGGTGATGGAGCGGTAAGAGCTTTCAAAGCCTCATTCATTGTGTTGTCATCTTTAGCAACCCCCAACATATTCACGAGCTCTTGAGCACCACCCATCTCCACAATTTTCATTCTCCTTTCATCTGTAAATCAAGAGAAGACATAAAAATTTACAACCTGATTTCACAGTTGGAGATCAGAGAAATGAAACAAGCACTTATATGTTACGCAACTCAAACACAAGAAAGTTTCTGAAGTGAATTGATTTACCAACAAGGCAACCAGCACCCATACATGTATGTAAAACAGGTAAAAAATGTACAAAAGaaatatttctttcaacaaaTAAAGTAATTCATAATCCTATGGTATACTTGAAAACAAAGCAGTGCTTGCAACCACTGAAATGTGATTTCCAATCTTATCTGGGTATCCCATATACTTTGTAAATGTTTTAAGTTAAATAATATTTACGTGCAAGAAagaaaacggcaaagcccatgTATGCACATCAACAAATAACAATCGAAAAGTCTAAGTTCCATTACTCTGCTTTTTCAATAGATTTCATAATCTTAAAAGAAGAGTATCATAAAAGTTGCTCTATCATTTGATAGATTCAATTAATAACACATATGATACATCACTAGCCAATGCACGAATGAATGGCTACCTAAACTGCACTCAGCAGCAGAACAACTCCCTCCACTATAGCATTCAAGAGAAGGAAGCACCGAAAATTGTCAAAACTGAAAAGATGCAAAACAATTTCATCACGGTCTTTCTATAAATGCCAACAAAGCGGGATCTACTTTATCTTTAGACAATAAGTTAACGACCAACTCCGTAGTTGATGCATTTGCAGAAAAACCTATCTCCACCATTTCTTGAATAAGCCTCACAGCCGTTGATGTCTCGTTGTTATTGATAAACCCTCGGATAATTGTGTTGTACGTGTAGCCATCCGGACAACAACCTTTCTCTTCCATTTCTCTAAGCAAGTTTTCAGCTTCACATATTAGCCCTCCATTACAAAACCACTAATCATTGTATTATACGTCCTGACATTaggttgaattccttttgatggTAAGTATCGAAAGAGATCCCATGCATATTCAACTTTTTCAGCTTTGCACAATCCTTCAATAAGAATATTGTAAGTTACAATATGAAAATCCAACTTCATTCCCTCCATCTCTTCCAAAAGTTCAACTGCCATAGGAAGTTGCTGGTTTTTACAAAGGCCATCCAACAAAATATTACAAGTTCGAATATTTGGAAGTTGGCCACAATCTTGCATTTGAGAGAACAAGTTATGTGCATCTCGTATTTTTCCCATCTTGCAAAACCCATCCATAAGAGTATTATAAGTAATAGTATTTGGAACAACTCCTTTATGAGACATTTCCAGAAAAAGCATCCGGGCATCATTTATCTGTGTACACTTACAATGGCCATTTATCATTATGTTATAACCACGAGCATCAACCATGAAGGCCTTGCTAAGCATTACTTCAAAAACCTCTTTTGCCTCGTCCATTTCTcctcgcaaaaaaaaaaatccatcctTAAGCAAATTGTACGTGATTGTACTAAGTTTGATATCTCTTTGAATCATCATCTCAACCACGCTCCTTGCTTCCCGGACCATCCCCCTTTGTAGAATGTATCAACCAAGACATTGAAGGTGTGCGCATTTGGAAAGATATGTTTCTCCACCATTTCATTCAACAATCTTATAGCTTCTTTCCACTTCCCTACTTTGCAAACTCTATGAATTAAAGAGGTATAGGTAATGACGTTGGGATCAATGCCCTTACCCGTCATTTCTTAAAAGAGGTTCAATGCATAAAAAAACTAGAGTATCCTTGCAAAGACTGTCGATGATTGTGCTATAAACAACAACGTCAGGCTTGCAACTTCTTTCTTCCATCTTTCTAAGCAATTGGATTGTTGCACTATTGTTACCTTTCATGCAAAGACCCTTAACTAATGTGCCGAAAGAAACTACATTCGGCTTGCAATTACCACTCTACAACATTTTATTGAAAAGTGTTGTAGCCTCAACCTTTCTATTCTTAAGAAGAAAGTCATTAATTAGAGTGGTGTAGGCCGTGACATCTAGCTCAAAACCTAATTTGAAGAAGTTACCCAAGACTGACAAACTAAAGTCCACTTGGTTGAGATGACAAAAGCAATTAATGATAATGGCTAGGGTATAAACATCTGGACGAATTCCGGACACAACCATTTGGTTATCCATGGAGATGACTACCAAATAATGTTTCAACTTGGCAAGTTAAGTCAAGATTTGGTTGAAAGGGACAACAGAAGGCAGATGACGCCTTTGAAGCATTTCGTCGAACACATTGAGAGCATCCTCAATATTACTGATTTTCACAAGTTGGGGTTGTTGAGTGTTTCTAGATTTTGTCGATTTAGAAGCTCAAGAGTGAAACAAAGCCAAGTAATTGTTGAAGAAAACAACAACAGGAGAAGATTGAAGAAGGCAAGGCAGCATACCTCTGGTGTTGCTGCTTCCATAACTAAccttcaaagaagaagaaaaagcagCAATCGTTGCCcgcatcatcttcatcatctctaagTCAGCGAGTTAAGAGTTGAGAGTTGCTCATTGTAAGATTGTTTGTGAGAGTTCAAGAGCAtgaatttcatgttttttttctaGTTGTTGGggtttcttgtttttaggtatGAAGTCGTGCATAATAATCTTTGGGCGAAAAAAACGAACCCAATCCAAGCCAAATCTTTAGGCTAAAAGCCAATGTCAAACCaaggccaaataccccccaagAACTAGCCTAGAAACATGTGGACTCGCCCTTTCCCAGCCCATTCTTGGCCTGATCGCATGCCCAACTCACCCCAAGCGAGTTGAGGCTTTCAGCGCTCAACAGGGTGGGACCTACTGTCAGGGTCGCTGTCGGCAACCATCATGTGCCCAACGACTCTTTTTATCATCCGACGGTTGAGATTTTTGGACTGTTGGTTGATCCAACAATCCagattcaaattttgttttttttttaaaaaaaaagatgtaattttaaaatatattgaatccaacggctaagattaaatataatcaaatctaacggaaaaaaaaatatttaactgcccaaatttaaatccaacggctaaaataattaaaaaaatttatttacctcaaaattcacccaaaaactatataaatacctatgtatttgttcaaatatctacacaaaactcacttttcttctacaattcttccaattttctctaccatttccaaattgttcaacatAGCAAGAGAGCATATTAGAGGTCATAATTGGACCTGTGAGGATGATGTTGCTTTATGCTTGGCATGAGTTTCTGTTAGCAAAAATGGTGCAGTTggcacaaattaaaataaaaaggttttatGGGATAAAATCATTGAAAAGTTCCATGAAAACTGCAAAGGCGGGAAggaaggtggtggtgtttaCGATCAATGGAAGACTATTaacaaagcatgcactttatggAAGATAAGCTTGAAGAGAGCTGTGGTTGGCATGGCTAATGGAAAGAGCACTGCAGAAATTGtgagttttttttgttgatattttatttgtcatgtacataatattattttgcaactaattgtttttatgtattttttgcatagggtgacaaagcaatggaaatttacaagacaagagtaATACCAAAAAATCAACCTTTTAAGTTGCAGCATGCTTAGGACGTCTTCAAGGATTGTTCGAGGTGGGCAATTGATGCGGACCAACAATGGGAAAGATTATTTCAATGTGAAGCAGCACAGAAAAATGATAAAGATGATGGTGTCAATGAAATGACCCTAACTCCTTCTTTTGTAAGGGCAgcaaagagaaaaaggaagtcCCAAGATCCAATGAGTGGACACATTGATACCGGATTTGTAAGATTGAACGAAACCCATAGCGCCCGCCAAGAAGAAGCGGCACGAATATTTTTGTGaatgaaggaagaaggggatagGAAGCAAGATAGGTTCGAAATTAATTTCATGATGGAGGACCTCAACAAATACActccagagaggaagaagttcttacgtggtaagaaaaagaaaattttgcgAAAGTATGCCACaaggagtatatttcaagatgatgaatCATCTCAACCCTATATCCCAAGTCCACCACCAAGTCAACatggtggatatcattattaagttcATGTAGTTTATGAATTATCGATTgtgttaagtttatgtggtttatgtgttttatgaattgttgtttgtattaagtttatgtactTTATTAATTGTCGTGTGTATTAAATTTATggcttattaattattgtttctattaatctagatgccttcaataattaTTGTACTTATGCACATTTTGATGTACAATAGATGCCTTTAATAATTGAAACGACATTCAATAATTTTGACAACGTACTAGACAAAAGACTTTGCACAAGAAGACACTTCAATTTATTACAAGAAAATACCAACATAGTACACTTACaattattacataaaataaCAACATAGCACACTTAAATTTAACACAAGAGCACATAAATACACCAACATCATCAACGTTCACATTTTTGGCGCAATACTTGCTTAACCAAATCCTTGCAGAGTGTGTCATGACCTTGAGGAGCTTGAATTCTATTTAAACGTCTCATATAATCACTGACCCTATCCTGTCAAGTCTCATATGTGGTTGCAGTGAGATATTCAACATCTCTTGCCATAGCTCTCGCATGTGTTAGTTGGTCATCATCCACATCTTCATTTGAATGTTCTTCAATTTCGATGTACTCATCTTTCACAATCATGTTATGCAAAATTATGCACGTTATCATGATTGAATGGAGGTCTTTGGTATGCCAAAGTAATGTAGCCCTCTAACAATTGCCCATTGAGCTTGTAAAATCCCGAATGCTCTTTCCACATCCTTCCTATAAGACTCTTGCCTCTTCGAAAATAATTCCTTCTTTGCATTATCGGGATGAGAAAAACTTTTGACAAAGGTAGACCAACTAAGATAAATACCATCAGTTATGTAGTAACCTAGCTCATACCTATTACCATTTACCTTGTACCGAAATTCTGGTGCCCATCCATTGACAACATCATCAAACAGAGCAGAAGACCAAAGAACGTTGATATCGTTGTTTGTTCCAGGAGTGTCGAATaatgcatgccaaatccatgtgtcgTAAGATGCCACAACCTCAAGCACGATGGTTGGCTTGTTATGACGGCCCTTAAATTGGCCAACCCAAGTAGTAGGACAATTCTTCCACTCCCAATGCATACAATCGAGACTTCTTATCATGATAGGGAAGCCTTTGTTGTCTGCCTTGCGTAGAAGCCTTTTCAAGTCTTCACAATTTGGCTTTACAGAGTTAAGGGCCCCATATATAGCTTCAATTGCCTTATAGAAGCACTTCAGGTTCTCAATAGCAGTAGTCTCCACAAGTCAACAATACTCGTCAGTTGAGTCTGCAGAACACCCATTAGCTAGCATCCGAAATGCAAATGTGAGCTTCTTATGAGGTAGTGGTCATGATTGACAACTACATTCAACATGCTTTCAAAAAGCTCTCTCCTTATCCCAAACCGCCTCCGAAAATCATGAGCAGGAAATCTTGGACGCTCGATGAAATAATATTTCATCATTCAGTCATGACACTCTTCTCTATCACGTTGCATAAATGAATGCCCTGTGACAGAACCACGATAGCTAGATTCGGCATAGTACTCATATTGCATAAGCGAGTTTGCAAATTCAACTTCTGCGTTGATCATTTTTGTATCCTCAATGTCAAGGCTTGCTTGGTATTATGCCATTTGCATTGCCCTGCTACGCCTTCTTCTATCAcccattgatgagatattgaggatttttaggaaacaaaaacactttgaaagttgaaagattggtgaatatagaggatgattgTGATCAACTGATATTCAACCTGTGTTTATATAGAAGATGATTGAAGGTTTCAGTTTCATGTGTGTAAGTTTATGTTTCATGcgtttcatgtgttttgtatgtatttTGTATGTGTTTCATGTGTGTCATGTGTTTTACATGTGTTCTTTGTGTGATTCATCTCTATcatatgttttgaatgtagtttGTATGTGTTTTGTGTATGTCATGTGTTTCacatgtgttttgtgtgtgcttcatctctatcatgtgttttgtatgtcctacacatgtgttttgtatgtgttttatgtattttgtttttatacatctctatcatgattttcatattcttccatagtgtttcatgagtttcatgtatcgatttagtgatttttcaatatttatcggaatttaaatatttttagattaaaatgttcataaaattaatttacgatagtctacagaatttttttttaaaaagtaaatttaagaaaataaattagtctAAAAGCAACATTTTTTAGGCTAAAAAaattggcttttagcccaacgGTTGGAAATGGTCTTAAGGGACAAGTTTATTTGTTTTGGACTTAGTCATGCACCACGATTCTAGGGTTGTAAAGTCATGGGGGTTGTTATTTTCCTTCTTGTTCTGATATAAGGCTATTTAATAGCCATATTTGTTCTTTAATTCTGTTGATGCagaaaaccagaggtcttggaacaacgtaaatccgaccgtgaatctgcatgaaatgtaaataacacaagatgtatcgtggttcaccccaaggtttgggctacgtccacactgattatgtatttatctgagaagtGTGGGAGAGAGATTCAAAGCctttgagggagagagtgaggtctCTGATGGCCTAGGAAATGGCCTCTGAATATGataggggatgtgagaggggtgagaaggcttaagCAATGGCCTCCTCTattatgagggtgaggagtccttttatagaataagggctccttacttattacatatttgccccttcctttattacataattacatttgagtcccccgagtatttatacgagatctaaatacggaggccctaagtatggtataaacagtagtcccccaagtcttcagtcaagggagtcttttggctagagacttgaaattcagtctatgtgtgggccgaggtaactagatgtcgtcttgaactggtacttgatatgaggcggtgtttaaagtgaaatgatgcttaattataagtagcacatgttgcgaggctgctcggcttatggcttatgttgccGTGGTTGGTTCGGCTTGTGGCGCTTGAAGGTGAaggggtcccttttatagaataagggctcgctccttaatacataaatcatgggctagagttgatgctcgcggcgaggcggttgctcagtaggcggcgatgctctctaatggtggtgagggagtccattttatagaataagggctcgctcctcaatacataagtgatgggttaggagtgatgctcgcggcgaagcgattgctcagctggcggcgttgctctctaatgaaggtgagggagtcccttttataaaataagggctcgctcctcagtacatgaataatgggtgttctctaatgaaagtgagggagtcccttttatagaataagagctcgctcctcaacacataagtaatgggctaagtACCCCAAGTATTTTGcataaggcccagttgaggcccaataaatggtacataatgtagtcctccaagtcttcggtcaatagagtctgttggctggagacttcaaattgaatccatgtatgggccgaagtggcggttgttcgaaggcggtatttgtataccctacactgaagttttgtaggtgaaactttgtaagtgaagctttgaagctaaagctctgtaaatgaagctttcgaagctggagcttttgtaaatgaagcttttaaagctgattgacatgagtgatgcttatgaatgtttatgttgattgacatgagtgatgctcatggatgttgtcatgagtgatgctcatgaatgttaacatgagtgatgctcatgaatgttgatatgaatgatggtcatgaatgtttatgtatgattgtcatgagtaatgctcatgaatgtttatgtatgaatgacatgagtaatgctcacatataatttgaagtactgataggagcatatttatacgacttagttagcttgttttcttgcttttaattagctaaactatgataattatagtgtttaaagttattttcgtgcaatttcaggttttagtgtcaaagtatgcaaaaagaagcaatttggaacattctagagcatttttgggccaagattggattgtgcaagcatggaggcatgaggatggacgaatttgaagacaaaagaggctatgaacatgctaaaaatctggtgaaacaaatacaagttgcaagaagggataaatttctagaaggattgaccaaaacttcactcaaaaccaagaaattcttcaatgccgtgggcattgattcactttcaccagaaatttgagtgatgatgcaatgcttaaatcaccatgacatgtgagtggatgatgcaatgcttaaatcaccatgacatgtgagtggatgatgcaatgcttaactcaccatgacatgtgaatggatgactcaatacctaacccaccaacaaatcccactctttgccgtgctcacctactcaattccaccagatttttgtgttaaacaagtccatccttttcctataaataccatggcagcaacctcattcaaatcatccaaaaattaaccattctccaagccttcccttgcctctccctacatatctaaaccttcctcatccattcctccatataaccAACCATTCAACCACCATAACCACCTTGTGCCGCCACCATTGAAGGAGAGGAGGAGTAGTGCCGTGCTTATGCAATCTGCAACTATTAGAGTGTTTggaattctttcttcttttaattctatgttcatgtttaatttaacttgttgttcaattatgttaaacatgtggaactaatttctttttagttagaggcaaatttgaagccatggatatatgttggttatgatttgttttactccagttatgaattcatgaactttagatgtggtttacttttctgttttgattaagaacttgtttatgtatgtgggttgagggtcgacacttaatttgcatgcctaaacttgatgctaggatataagggaatttcacctaatcgttatgaacttatattcatgagtagtaaagatcgctagtcacgattgtgtttaagtaaaccctaggctggattaacatgcgtattccatagttatgaatgcctagtcaatgtttatgatttccgttgaacttaatgatctttgttgaatgtctctatcatgcgtattccatagttagggactttgatgaggaataatttggttgtaatgcgtattccattcaatccaatgaatctagggaaatctaagagttaatttaagcggacctaattaacttggaacattgtcattcatcgtttgttgaagtcataactgggaatcaaattatatgcatatgttcatgtgtggataaggaaccctctaactagtttctcatcattctatttcatcacaatctgttttgttttaagtttattttcaaagtttaaagttttaaacttcaattttcgtcaaaacaaaaccccttgcttttaagtcttgcttttagagtcaaaacttgtttcctttaaatcttttgagtcttttaaagttatattttcgtccaaatcacttgttaggtctagaattgaatcttttttattgttatttgttgttttgagtgttttaagttagttttgagtttatagagtctagtttagtgttttttagtcttatttttgttgattagcatccctagttaatccccggtctagaacgatccctacttacatcattactacaattgtcatcaatagggtttaatttgtgtgtcaagtaattctcacatcaagtactgggtgtacttttgatcacctggttggtggcatgaaggagagtacgggttgtacatgtcatcacctggttggtggcatgaatggctagttgccaaatgatattaaagtacaggttgtacatttcatcacctggttggtggtaatagcggcaggttgccgaataattttggagtactgggcatacttttgatcacttggttggtggtaatagcaacaggttaccgaataattttggagtactgggcgtacttttgatcacctggttggtggtaatagcggcaggttgccgaataactgtggagtactaggcgtacttttgatcacctggttggtggtaatagcgacaggttgccgaataattttggagtactaggtgtacttttgatcacctagttggtggtaattgtggcaggttgccaaataactgtggagtactgggcgtacttttgatcacctggtttgtgcgattttgggcttatgggccttcgccctcaaCACAACATTgcagcccatttattttaggctttgccattttttttttaattaccctttgatggggtttatacagatgtctccgaaagatagaaaaaataaattacatcatacatctaccaagaaaagtaaatcacatcattctggtgaggtgtttattccttgcttttgcagattTGCATGCCTGCTATCCATAGCTTTTCTGTGGGTGGTCGACAAAATGAAGAAAGCACCAACTTGCTTCAGCTTTTAACTAAAGAAAGCataattctttcttttctcttttcttttttgctttccTTTTACTTTGGTTTCTGTTTCCCACTGcgcctctctctgtctctgcagacttgcttttccttttcctttccatTGCGTTtgatttttgcttttgctttctccagACATCcgttgctttttcttttcatttcagcTGTTGATGGTGAAGGCTAACAATGTATGGCAGCACCAGCATGCACTGTCCCCATGGCTATTCATTACTTAGGCTGCCTATGAAGAATTGAGAAACAGCAGGATGTTCTTGAAGCTTCTGGAAGCTGTTTTGAAGACTGGAAACCGAATGAATGTTGGGACAAATCATGGTGATGCCCAAGCCTTCAAACTGGACACACTCCTTAAGCTGGTTGAGGTCAAGGGGGCAGATGGGAAAACCACACTCTTGCATTTTATCGTACAAGAAATCATAAGGACGGAATGTGCTCGTCTCAATGGTGGCAATCAAACTTCAAACCCAACTTTGAGTGATGATGTCAAGTGCAGGAGGCTTGGCCTGCAAGTTGTTTCAGCTCTCAGTTCAGACCTTAGTAACGTGAAGAAAGCTGCTGTCATGGATTCTGATGTGCTTAGTAGTGATGTTTCTAAGCTTTCTAAAGGAATTAGCAACATCGCGGAGGTTGTGCAATTAAATGAGACGACGGTGTCAGATGACAGCAGCCGGAAATTCTCAGAGTCGATGAACATGTTCATGAAATTGGCTGAAAATGAGATTATAAGACTTCAAGCTCAAGAAAGTGTTGCATTGCTTTTTCTCTGCACTTttgttgcttttgtttgtttcccATGTGCTCTCTTCTTTGATATTTCTGTCGGAAGGTCCCCTTCACCACCTTGGGTCCCGTCTCCATCTGCTCTAAATTCCAAGAGTGACAAAGTGTCGAGAAGTTGCACGTTATgctgtcatttttttttctttttctttccactGCGTTTGGACACTAGCTGGTGTACTCCAGCTGTAAAATCTGTGAGATCTGGAGAGAACTGTATGGAGAAATGCGATAACTGAGAGATCTCAATCTGAATGCGGGGCCTCTGTAAACAGAAGGACCAAGACCAGCTGATGGTTGAAGAATATGGGCCTGCAGCAGGATCGCATAGGCGTGCAGCAAAGCGACCTGTCTCTCTCAAAACCCATCAGCAATCGAATGGGCGTGTAGCAACATCGCATATATCTCATCCTTAAACCCTGAAACGACCGACACGGTGAAATCGTAGGTATACTTGTCGGGTTTAAGATTAGTATTCTTCCGCAAGTGGGTGTAGAGAGAAATCGCAGAGGAAGGCGCAGCATTGGCGGTAGAGCCTCGGATGACGACGTTGAAGAGGAAAAGGTCGGGTCTTTGGATGGAGAGAAAGAGGTCACGTGCGTTGCGCATGACCTTCAGGTCAGAGAACTTGTGGGTGAGCTTAGTGACGGTCGCCACTCTTGAACAACATTGGGCTCACCGCCCCAACCCTCGTCCTGTACGGCTTCACGTCCACCATTGACCCGTACCCACATGCTACGCCGTCACTGCCGTCGCCTTTGGGGCTGCTGTACCAGGTGGCGATGGCCAGGAGCCAGCGGGTGTTGGCCCCGGGTTGCTGAACTCTCAATTCATTTAAAAGTGATTCTGCTTTCTTCTGCAGCTCGGCCTTCAGTTTCGAAATGTCCTCTTAGGCTAAGCGAAGCTCATATTCACTAATTGTAGGCCCATTTTCTTCTACTGCTTCTTTCTCCTCTAGCAAACATTGAGGGTCTGTAACTCGGAAAGCCATGAAAATGTGTACTGGTCTCCTGAGTTTGCCTGGTAGAAATAAAGGTAACGATGGGTAGAGTGGTGGGGTTTCGAATTGAGAGGGTCTTAATGGCTTCTTTTGTTTGCCTGCCgtagtagagagagaaaaagcgtagtagagagagaaaaagagagagagctctgtgTTTGTGTCTCTGTgtggattttgcagattcacggtggagtgtggtgaggtctcacggtggtgagatgaaaaaatggaagagaaccgagtatttatagaataaatgctcctcacttattacatatttgatatggtgtgacttgtttgaagaggtattcccggaaataaagaaaactaagtatttcgagatgctttgttgaagatgcattctcggagatgagaaAGAGTTAGgtatttttgcaggtctgccttgtaATGGAGCACataggtcgacatatatagggattt
Protein-coding regions in this window:
- the LOC126590225 gene encoding uncharacterized protein LOC126590225; translation: MIRSLDCMHWEWKNCPTTWVGQFKGRHNKPTIVLEVVASYDTWIWHALFDTPGTNNDINVLWSSALFDDVVNGWAPEFRYKVNGNRYELGYYITDDEYIEIEEHSNEDVDDDQLTHARAMARDVEYLTATTYET